A single region of the Sphaeramia orbicularis chromosome 6, fSphaOr1.1, whole genome shotgun sequence genome encodes:
- the fcsk gene encoding L-fucose kinase produces MPDSGGFAWTVVVLTCQHKDSVYSFQRELELRQQRGSLSQAALVLTVRDRQEPLGSGGATLNALLVAAEHLSNRAGHTVVTADVLDDAHILILHTGRDFPWSSCSRAFCWLPQEKHDQKVQAPVCCLDLLLDRLSNQICPGSPPGVWVCSTDVILTIPPDFVLSWEDFSGVQVLALPGDISYAGNHGVYLCDQQGQVRDIIYKGTEEQIQQAVMSDGKVPLVSGPVFFSRSVSEKLLQAHVTPPLDGCTYLGLDSGAPPLQISLFLDVLKCLCLDQTQDQFVKEERVGCSSASGPQGALVRSGRTELWRILRGTPLRLVCVPGGRYDYLTLSGKQHVDRLTCDWADRNTLSHIQNESNVSAGSRVINSVLEGDVTMASGAVVQHCHLQGPVNIPSGCLLSGLELSTSPCIRDLALDNDIIIQGHRIVLGELKLNVYTVIGAQDDLEVSSSDDKASFLSQRWSIFFSRTGIQPEELWVRGEQPSLLEARLFPVLHPRGGAVGLEGGVVWLLGGAGSLQMWREAWRLSLKEVLSLTHQEAELQWREELLFLAGRRRVFDALMSRSDVCLLPCFRAVVLGGQQGLLLETLDSIAAGSRAGPDPGAESYHGAELGVSARCLSCIADVLVCMAGGRGGLRSGPAANEAWSSAYSLLEEGNLRGGVHVLAEQRMHWLSRPDLLVRAARHYEGAGQVLLRQAVMSSQRFISIGQGLVPPLEEWQEVECPARLDLAGGWSDTPPIAFEHGGSVTNVAVKVDGKRPIGARARRIREPRLLLVSYSGGRNSGVSTETVCQSLDDLRDYCQPHAPGALLKAVCVCSGLVSLSSQHPLGDQLMERWGGGVELHSWSLLPTGSGLGTSSILAGALLAAVYRCTGRTYDTDSLIHAVLYLEQILTTGGGWQDQVGGLVGGVKVGRSKASLPLQVEVEHLSPSEDFLVSLEQHLLLVYTGKTRLARNLLQDVVRSWYSRLPSMVQNAQQLVANSEECAKACSDGSLSRLGRCLDRSWQQKKLMAPGCEPASVRTMMEALRPLVLGQSLAGAGGGGFLYLLTREPQQHQAVLHVLNNTEGLGDFSVHSVELDMDGITVLAPS; encoded by the exons ATGCCCGACAGCGGTGGGTTCGCCTGGACGGTGGTGGTCCTCACCTGCCAACATAAAGACAGTGTTTATTCATTCCAGAGAG agtTGGAGTTGCGGCAGCAGCGCGGCTCTCTCTCTCAGGCTGCGTTGGTTTTGACGGTACGGGATCGCCAGGAGCCACTGGGCAGTGGAGGGGCGACACTCAATGCTCTACTGGTAGCTGCAGAACATCTGAGCAACAGGGCTGGACACACT GTGGTGACAGCCGATGTCCTGGATGATGCTCACATCCTCATCCTTCACACG GGTCGAGATTTCCCCTGGAGTTCCTGCAGCAGAGCGTTCTGCTGGCTGCCCCAGGAGAAACATGACCAGAAAGTCCAGGCTCCTGTTTGCTGCCTGGACCTGCTGCTGGACCGCCTTAGTAACCAG ATTTGTCCTGGCTCTCCTCCTGGTGTTTGGGTCTGCAGCACTGATGTGATCCTCACCATTCCTCCTGACTTTG TTTTATCCTGGGAGGATTTCTCCGGTGTTCAGGTTTTGGCTTTACCGGGTGACATCTCCTACGCAGGCAACCACGGAGTCTACCTCTGTGACCAACAG GGTCAGGTCAGGGACATTATCTACAAGGGAACAGAAGAGCAAATCCAACAAGCTGTGATGTCTGATGGGAAAGTGCCTCTG GTGTCAGGTCCGGTCTTTTTCAGCAGGTCTGTATCTGAGAAGTTATTGCAGGCTCATGTCACTCCACCTCTGGATGGCTGCACATACCTtggcctggattctggagctccTCCCCTCCAG ATATCTCTCTTCCTGGATGTGTTGAAGTGTCTTTgcttagaccagacccaggatcagTTTGTGAAGGAGGAGAGAGTTGGGTGCAGTTCTGCCTCTGGCCCACAGGGGGCGTTAGTGAGGAGTGGCAGGACAGAGCTGTGGAGGATCCTGAGAGGGACTCCCCTCCGACTGG TGTGCGTTCCTGGTGGTCGCTACGACTACCTGACACTGTCCGGGAAACAGCATGTCGATCGGCTGACTTGTGATTGGGCAGATAGAAACACTCTGTCGCACATTCAG AATGAGAGCAACGTCAGCGCAGGAAGTCGGGTCATCAACAGTGTTCTGGAGGGAGATGTTACAATGGCATCAGGAGCAGTGGTTCAACACTGCCACCTACAG GGCCCTGTGAACATCCCCTCAGGCTGTTTACTGTCTGGTCTTGAGTTGTCAACATCACCATGCATCAGAGATTTGGCGCTGGACAATGACATCATCATTCAGGGACATCGAATAGTACTGGGAGAACTGAAGCTGAACGTGTACACGGTGATTGGAGCGCAGGATGACCTAGAG GTTTCTTCTTCTGATGACAAAGCATCTTTCCTCAGCCAGAGATGGAGCATCTTTTTTAGCAGAACAGGAATCCA GCCAGAGGAGTTGTGGGTCAGAGGAGAACAGCCCTCCCTCCTCGAGGCTCGTCTTTTCCCAGTCCTCCACCCCAGAGGGGGTGCTGTAGGTCTGGAGGGAGGCGTCGTCTGGCTGCTGGGCGGAGCCGGCTCTCTGCAGATGTGGAGGGAGGCCTGGAGACTGTCCTTGAAGGAAGTACTGTCACTTACCCACCAGGAGGCGGAGCTCCAGTGGAGGGAGGAGTTACTGTTCCTAGCGGGGAGGAGGAGAGTCTTCGACGCTCTGATGAGTCGCTCAGATGTCTGTCTGCTGCCTTGCTTTAGGGCAGTGGTGCTAGGAGGACAGCAGGGGCTGCTGCTGGAAACACTGGACAGCA ttgCAGCAGGAAGTAGGGCAGGACCAGATCCAGGGGCGGAGTCATATCATGGGGCAGAGCTGGGCGTGTCTGCTCGCTGTCTGTCCTGCATTGCTGATGTTTTGGTCTGCATGGCGGGGGGGAGAGGAGGGCTAAGGAGTGGACCTGCTGCTAACGAGGCCTGGAGCTCTGCCTACTCCCTGTTAGAGGAGGGTAACCTGAGGGGCGGAGTCCATGTCCTCGCTGAACAGAGAATGCATTGGCTAAGCAG gccagACTTGTTGGTCCGGGCAGCACGACATTATGAAGGTGCAGGTCAGGTGTTGCTCCGGCAGGCAGTGATGTCATCACAAAGGTTCATATCTATTGGACAAGGTCTAGTCCCGCCTCTAGAGGAATGGCAGGAAGTTGAGTGTCCAGCAAGACTGGACTTGGCAG GTGGATGGAGCGACACTCCACCCATCGCCTTTGAACACGGTGGATCTGTAACCAACGTTGCAGTGAAGGTTGATGGGAAACGTCCTATTGGTGCCAGAGCTCGACGCATCAGAGAGCCCCGCCTCCTGTTAGTCAGCTACTCTGGAGGGCGGAACAGTGGGGTTTCCACAGAGACAGTGTGTCAAAGCCTGGATGATCTGAGGGATTACTGTCAGCCTCATGCACCTG gAGCTCTACTAAAGGCTGTGTGTGTATGCAGTGGTCTGGTGTCTCTGTCCTCCCAACATCCTCTGGGTGATCAGCTGATGGAGCGGTGGGGAGGAGGAGTGGAGCTTCACAGCTGGTCACTGTTGCCCACTGGGTCAGGACTGG GTACCAGCAGCATCCTGGCAGGGGCACTGTTGGCTGCAGTCTACAGATGTACCGGTCGAACCTACGACACAGACTCCCTCATCCACGCTGTCTTGTACCTGGAACAGATTCTCACCACAG GTGGAGGCTGGCAGGACCAGGTGGGAGGTTTGGTAGGCGGGGTCAAGGTGGGTCGCTCCAAGGCATCCTTACCTCTGCAGGTGGAAGTGGAACATCTCAGTCCATCAGAGGACTTCCTGGTGTCTCTGGAGCAGCATCTTCTGCTAGTTTACACCGGCAAAACCCGCCTGGCTCGCAACCTGCTGCAG GACGTGGTGCGCAGCTGGTACAGCCGTCTGCCCTCCATGGTCCAGAACGCACAGCAGCTCGTGGCCAATTCAGAGGAATGCGCCAAAGCCTGTTCAGATG GTTCTCTGTCCAGACTCGGCCGGTGTCTGGACCGGTCCTGGCAGCAGAAGAAGCTGATGGCTCCTGGGTGTGAACCAGCCTCCGTGCGGACCATGATGGAGGCCCTGAGGCCGCTGGTCCTGGGTCAAAGTCTGGCTGGAGCTGGTGGAGGAGGCTTCCTCTATCTGCTGACTCGAGAACCTCAGCAGCATCAGGCGGTGCTCCACGTCCTAAACAACACAGAG GGTCTTGGAGACTTCAGTGTTCACTCAGTGGAGCTGGACATGGATGGGATCACAGTCCTGGCGCCATCATGA
- the pclaf gene encoding PCNA-associated factor yields MVRTKADSVPATYRKAVAAAAPRKSLGSSSANSASSSSSQSSTPGKGKYAGGNPVCPRPTPTWQKGIGDFFGGPPRKPEKENKKPIVEDGEEAGGSGMSKSSRKSRPLAIEDEDDD; encoded by the exons ATGGTGAGGACTAAAGCCGACAGTGTTCCTGCAACTTACAGAAAAG CTGTTGCAGCCGCTGCACCCCGGAAGTCTCTGGGGTCCAGTTCAGCGAACTCCGCCTCCTCTTCCAGCAGCCAGTCCTCTACACCTG gGAAGGGCAAATATGCTGGTGGTAACCCGGTGTGTCCCCGTCCCACCCCCACCTGGCAGAAGGGAATCGGAGACTTTTTTGGTGGTCCCCCTAGGAAACCGGAGAAGGAGAACAAGAAACCTATAGTGGAGGATGGTGAAGAGGCCGGAGGCAGTGGGATGTCAAAGTCAAGCAGAAA ATCCAGACCGCTGGCTATCGAGGACGAGGATGACGATTGA
- the nedd1 gene encoding protein NEDD1 isoform X2, with product MEEVTRLVSTGDCVKIWDAVSMAPLEQFNPHNTGHPVAQACWSSNNQYVVSASSSGDKLVVSSLKSNPVPVVELAEGKKQTRVCLSSSSQFLVSGGLDHCVHIWDLKTKRLHRSLEDHKEEVTCVSFNANDSHIASGSTSGDLVLHSLTTNVSTKAFGHGSNQPIHDLRLSMLKRSLLGSVSDSGTVVLWDSNTQKELHVFDSAHKAPGCGLAFSPASELLVVSVGLDKKIVCYDTASKIVVRSIRVESPLTSVDFTMDGTGLVVGSTQGKIYQYDLRNSSAPTRVTVAHKTSVTSLRFQSNANKHKSSRLGPTKIATSKRSSTKLSSNQPDPSRNIGSSPQREMTSAAGGGVEVMSREAEGHQGTEQPPVVEKFSSIGRNSLDIFSPAREDSQGLAADTPTGRTHVTNLEMMSREGEGKQLTGRASLDIFSPVREDPHSGSNSHRKTPLGTPLGTSMGTPLVASGGRYNPLSAFMSPLPIKEEESVSASAAEPCDTRKPHKGSSSSLEGEGKTTPTSSQQTIHSSQPAPPFFTPEPSLRRADGIQTQLSYDSPVHATPSTSTAPTAGPTLSAAVSSSLTQNIAEVVGQSGAAPFTSLQMHFIQNMIHETLEDFRDACHKDILNLQVEMVRQFCIQLNEIHSLIENYSVNESLVEEVQRLREENRKLRTNY from the exons ATGGAGGAGGTGACCCGTCTGGTGTCAACAGGAGACTGTGTGAAGATCTGGGATGCGGTTTCCATGGCACCGCTAGAGCAGTTCAACCCACATAACACCGGTCACCCTGTTGCTCAAGCTTGCTGGAGCTCCAACA ACCAGTATGTTGTCAGTGCCAGCAGCAGTGGAGACAAACTGGTGGTATCCAGCCTCAAGTCGAATCCAGTTCCAGTGGTTGAACTAGCAGAGGGG AAAAAGCAGACACGTGTGTGTCTGAGCTCATCATCTCAGTTTCTGGTCAGTGGTGGTCTGGATCACTGTGTTCATATTTGGGACCTGAAGACCAAAAGACTGCACCGCTCCCTAGAG GACCATAAAGAAGAGGTGACCTGTGTTTCCTTCAATGCCAATGACAGCCACATTGCCTCTGGATCCACTAGTGGAGATCTGGTGCTCCACAGTCTGACCACCAACGTATCCACCAAAGCATTTGGCCATGGCAGCAACCAG CCCATCCATGACCTAAGGCTGTCCATGCTGAAGCGCTCTCTCCTGGGCAGTGTTTCAGACAGCGGTACTGTGGTCCTGTGGGACTCCAATACCCAGAAGGAGCTCCATGTTTTTGATAGCGCTCATAAGGCCCCAGGCTGTGGCTTGGCCTTCTCCCCGGCCAGCGAACTGTTGGTGGTCAGTGTTGGTCTGGACAAGAAGATTGTCTGCTATGACACTGCAAGCAAGAT TGTTGTGCGGTCCATCCGAGTGGAGAGTCCGCTGACGTCTGTGGATTTTACTATGGATGGTACTGGTCTGGTGGTTGGATCCACACAAGGAAAGATCTACCAGTATGACCTGAGGAACTCTAGCGCCCCCACCAGGGTGACTGTGGCACACAAAACCTCTGTCACCAGCCTGCGCTTCCAGAGTAACGCCAACAAACACAAG TCCAGTAGACTGGGCCCTACCAAAATTGCCACTAGTAAAAGATCATCTACTAAATTGTCAAGCAACCAGCCAGACCCCTCCCGCAATATAGGCTCCTCCCCCCAACGAGAGATGACAAGTGCAG CAGGTGGAGGTGTGGAGGTGATGTCTCGAGAGGCTGAAGGACATCAGGGAACAGAGCAGCCTCCTGTTGTGGAGAAGTTCAGCAGCATCGGACGAAACAGTCTAGATATCTTCTCTCCTGCGAGGGAAG ACTCCCAGGGTTTGGCTGCAGATACACCGACTGGAAGAACTCATG TCACTAATTTGGAGATGATGTCCAGAGAAGGAGAGGGTAAGCAGCTGACAGGTCGAGCCAGTCTGGACATCTTCTCCCCCGTCCGAGAAG ACCCTCATTCAGGTTCCAACTCACATCGCAAGACTCCACTGGGAACTCCACTAGGAACATCTATGGGAACGCCTCTGGTAGCCTCTGGAGGACGCTACAACCCACTGTCTGCCTTCATGTCACCTCTGCCAATCAAAGAAGAGGAGAGTGTCTCTGCTTCTGCAGCTGAGCCatgtgacaccagaaag CCTCACAAAGGCAGCAGTTCAAGCCTGGAGGGGGAGGGGAAAACCACCCCCACCTCATCCCAACAGACCATTCACTCCAGCCAGCCAGCACCACCCTTCTTCACACCAGAGCCCAGTCTCAGAAGAGCTGATGGCATTCAGACACAGCTCAGCTACGACTCCCCTGTCCATGCAACCCCGTCCACCAGCACAGCTCCTACTGCAG GTCCTACTCTGTCAGCTGCTGTTTCCTCTTCCCTCACCCAGAACATCGCAGAGGTGGTGGGACAGAGTGGAGCTGCTCCTTTCACTTCCCTGCAGATGCACTTCATCCAGAACATGATTCATGAAACACTAGAGGATTTTAG GGATGCCTGTCATAAAGACATCCTCAATCTCCAGGTCGAGATGGTCCGACAGTTTTGCATCCAGCTG AATGAGATTCACAGTCTGATAGAGAACTACTCTGTGAATGAGTCTCTGGTGGAGGAGGTCCAGAGGCTGAGGGAGGAGAACCGCAAGCTAAGGACCAACTACTGA
- the nedd1 gene encoding protein NEDD1 isoform X1 produces the protein MEEVTRLVSTGDCVKIWDAVSMAPLEQFNPHNTGHPVAQACWSSNNQYVVSASSSGDKLVVSSLKSNPVPVVELAEGKKQTRVCLSSSSQFLVSGGLDHCVHIWDLKTKRLHRSLEDHKEEVTCVSFNANDSHIASGSTSGDLVLHSLTTNVSTKAFGHGSNQPIHDLRLSMLKRSLLGSVSDSGTVVLWDSNTQKELHVFDSAHKAPGCGLAFSPASELLVVSVGLDKKIVCYDTASKIVVRSIRVESPLTSVDFTMDGTGLVVGSTQGKIYQYDLRNSSAPTRVTVAHKTSVTSLRFQSNANKHKSSRLGPTKIATSKRSSTKLSSNQPDPSRNIGSSPQREMTSAVAGGGVEVMSREAEGHQGTEQPPVVEKFSSIGRNSLDIFSPAREDSQGLAADTPTGRTHVTNLEMMSREGEGKQLTGRASLDIFSPVREDPHSGSNSHRKTPLGTPLGTSMGTPLVASGGRYNPLSAFMSPLPIKEEESVSASAAEPCDTRKPHKGSSSSLEGEGKTTPTSSQQTIHSSQPAPPFFTPEPSLRRADGIQTQLSYDSPVHATPSTSTAPTAGPTLSAAVSSSLTQNIAEVVGQSGAAPFTSLQMHFIQNMIHETLEDFRDACHKDILNLQVEMVRQFCIQLNEIHSLIENYSVNESLVEEVQRLREENRKLRTNY, from the exons ATGGAGGAGGTGACCCGTCTGGTGTCAACAGGAGACTGTGTGAAGATCTGGGATGCGGTTTCCATGGCACCGCTAGAGCAGTTCAACCCACATAACACCGGTCACCCTGTTGCTCAAGCTTGCTGGAGCTCCAACA ACCAGTATGTTGTCAGTGCCAGCAGCAGTGGAGACAAACTGGTGGTATCCAGCCTCAAGTCGAATCCAGTTCCAGTGGTTGAACTAGCAGAGGGG AAAAAGCAGACACGTGTGTGTCTGAGCTCATCATCTCAGTTTCTGGTCAGTGGTGGTCTGGATCACTGTGTTCATATTTGGGACCTGAAGACCAAAAGACTGCACCGCTCCCTAGAG GACCATAAAGAAGAGGTGACCTGTGTTTCCTTCAATGCCAATGACAGCCACATTGCCTCTGGATCCACTAGTGGAGATCTGGTGCTCCACAGTCTGACCACCAACGTATCCACCAAAGCATTTGGCCATGGCAGCAACCAG CCCATCCATGACCTAAGGCTGTCCATGCTGAAGCGCTCTCTCCTGGGCAGTGTTTCAGACAGCGGTACTGTGGTCCTGTGGGACTCCAATACCCAGAAGGAGCTCCATGTTTTTGATAGCGCTCATAAGGCCCCAGGCTGTGGCTTGGCCTTCTCCCCGGCCAGCGAACTGTTGGTGGTCAGTGTTGGTCTGGACAAGAAGATTGTCTGCTATGACACTGCAAGCAAGAT TGTTGTGCGGTCCATCCGAGTGGAGAGTCCGCTGACGTCTGTGGATTTTACTATGGATGGTACTGGTCTGGTGGTTGGATCCACACAAGGAAAGATCTACCAGTATGACCTGAGGAACTCTAGCGCCCCCACCAGGGTGACTGTGGCACACAAAACCTCTGTCACCAGCCTGCGCTTCCAGAGTAACGCCAACAAACACAAG TCCAGTAGACTGGGCCCTACCAAAATTGCCACTAGTAAAAGATCATCTACTAAATTGTCAAGCAACCAGCCAGACCCCTCCCGCAATATAGGCTCCTCCCCCCAACGAGAGATGACAAGTGCAG TAGCAGGTGGAGGTGTGGAGGTGATGTCTCGAGAGGCTGAAGGACATCAGGGAACAGAGCAGCCTCCTGTTGTGGAGAAGTTCAGCAGCATCGGACGAAACAGTCTAGATATCTTCTCTCCTGCGAGGGAAG ACTCCCAGGGTTTGGCTGCAGATACACCGACTGGAAGAACTCATG TCACTAATTTGGAGATGATGTCCAGAGAAGGAGAGGGTAAGCAGCTGACAGGTCGAGCCAGTCTGGACATCTTCTCCCCCGTCCGAGAAG ACCCTCATTCAGGTTCCAACTCACATCGCAAGACTCCACTGGGAACTCCACTAGGAACATCTATGGGAACGCCTCTGGTAGCCTCTGGAGGACGCTACAACCCACTGTCTGCCTTCATGTCACCTCTGCCAATCAAAGAAGAGGAGAGTGTCTCTGCTTCTGCAGCTGAGCCatgtgacaccagaaag CCTCACAAAGGCAGCAGTTCAAGCCTGGAGGGGGAGGGGAAAACCACCCCCACCTCATCCCAACAGACCATTCACTCCAGCCAGCCAGCACCACCCTTCTTCACACCAGAGCCCAGTCTCAGAAGAGCTGATGGCATTCAGACACAGCTCAGCTACGACTCCCCTGTCCATGCAACCCCGTCCACCAGCACAGCTCCTACTGCAG GTCCTACTCTGTCAGCTGCTGTTTCCTCTTCCCTCACCCAGAACATCGCAGAGGTGGTGGGACAGAGTGGAGCTGCTCCTTTCACTTCCCTGCAGATGCACTTCATCCAGAACATGATTCATGAAACACTAGAGGATTTTAG GGATGCCTGTCATAAAGACATCCTCAATCTCCAGGTCGAGATGGTCCGACAGTTTTGCATCCAGCTG AATGAGATTCACAGTCTGATAGAGAACTACTCTGTGAATGAGTCTCTGGTGGAGGAGGTCCAGAGGCTGAGGGAGGAGAACCGCAAGCTAAGGACCAACTACTGA